A genomic stretch from Coregonus clupeaformis isolate EN_2021a chromosome 23, ASM2061545v1, whole genome shotgun sequence includes:
- the xrcc5 gene encoding X-ray repair cross-complementing protein 5 isoform X1 → MARSAKTAFVLCLDVGFSMSSSAPGQEPPFQQAKKVIQKFVQRQVFAENKDELGLVLFGSDNTKNDLAKDGQYQNISVHRRLMIPDFELLEGIQNDVHPGSQQADWLDALVVCMDLLQNETLGKKYERLNIVLLTDLNSQSSPDQLDIIMGSLKRAGITLQFILPFPVDGGGSSPPHGGKGLSREQQQGLEMTKQVMMSLDEEDGLDEVYTFSDAIEKLSVFKRIEKRPMAWPCTLTIGSSLAIKIVGYKAVCEERPRKSWSVVDAQTHQKDDVKRDVVYCLNDDEETEVQKDDTIQGYRYGSDIVPFSKVDQDQMKYKTDGKSFAVLGFTKQSTINRHQFMGTQVLKVFAPKDDEHAGVALSGLIRALDEMKMVAVVRYVYARNGNPQVGAAFPCIKSKYECLVYVQLPFMEDLRQYTFPSLENNKKYTPSEDQLSAVDSLIDSMMLEDGEKNDLFKVNHIPNPQYQRLFQCLHYRAVNPSAPLPPMDPWLTAALQRPLAVATRCHSPLETLKKKFPLKEVVKKKELKTSKELFGNSTDEPDAKKAKVDEEEDFNLADITEGNITQVGSVDPARDFRTLIRQKRLPFGEVCQQLTGRIEQLLGNKNMIYYMKCIPCIQTFREQSVQVGNADHYNSYIQSLKKSIPVRGLQEFWDMLVQDTLTLINKEEVEGSTFSIHDAKQFLTADLKKEMVEAPVVDDTGDVDDLLDMM, encoded by the exons ATGGCGCGGTCAGCGAAG ACAGCTTTTGTTCTGTGTCTGGATGTTGGTTTCTCCATGTCCAGCTCTGCCCCGGGACAGGAACCGCCCTTCCAACAGGCCAAGAAAGTCATCCAGAAGTTTGTTCAGCGCCAG GTGTTTGCAGAGAACAAAGATGAGCTGGGTCTGGTGCTGTTTGGGTCAGACAACACTAAGAACGACCTAGCTAAAGACGGCCAGTACCAGAACATCTCAGTACACCGCCGCCTCATGATCCCAGACTTTGAGCTGCTGGAAGGTATCCAGAATGATGTGCACCCTGGGAGTCAACAGGCTGACT GGCTGGATGCTCTTGTTGTATGCATGGACCTGCTTCAGAACGAAACTCT GGGGAAGAAATATGAGCGTCTGAACATCGTCCTGCTCACAGACCTGAACTCACAGAGCAGTCCTGACCAGCTGGACATTATCATGGGCAGCCTGAAGAGAGCCGGCATCACTCTGCAGTTCAT CCTACCCTTCCCTGTAGACGGAGGGGGTTCCAGCCCCCCCCACGGGGGTAAAGGTCtgtccagagagcaacagcagggcTTGGAGATGACCAAGCAGGTCATGATGTCTCTGGATGAAGAGGATGGTCTGGATGAAGTCTACACCTTCAG TGATGCTATAGAGAAGTTGTCTGTGTTTAAACGTATTGAGAAGAGACCCATGGCCTGGCCCTGTACTCTGACCATCGGCAGCTCTCTGGCCATCAAGATTGTTGGCTACAAAGCA GTATGTGAGGAGAGGCCCAGGAAGTCGTGGTCGGTGGTAGATGCTCAGACGCACCAGAAAGACGACGTGAAGAGAGACGTAGTTTACTGTCTCAACGATGATGAAGAGACTGAGGTACAGAAGGACGACACCATACAAG GGTATCGCTATGGCAGTGACATCGTCCCCTTCTCTAAAGTGGACCAGGACCAGATGAAGTACAAGACAGATGGGAAGAGTTTTGCTGTGCTGGGCTTCACCAAACAGAGCACG atcaacagacaccagTTCATGGGGACTCAGGTCCTCAAGGTGTTCGCCCCTAAAGATGATGAG CATGCAGGCGTAGCTCTCTCAGGTCTGATCCGTGCTCTGGATGAGATGAAGATGGTGGCGGTGGTGAGGTATGTTTATGCCCGCAACGGAAACCCACAAGTAGGAGCAGCCTTCCCCTGTATCAAGTCGAAGTATGAG TGTCTGGTGTATGTTCAGCTTCCATTCATGGAAGACCTGAGGCAGTACACCTTCCCTTCTCTGGAGAACAACAAGAAGTACACTCCCTCAG AGGACCAGCTGTCAGCGGTGGACTCCCTGATTGACTCCATGATgttggaggatggagagaagaacGACCTCTTCAAGGTCAACCacatccccaacccccagtaccagagactgTTCCAG TGCCTGCACTATCGGGCGGTGAACCCCagtgcccccctcccccccatgGACCCCTGGCTGACTGCAGCTCTCCAGCGCCCCCTGGCTGTGGCCACCCGCTGTCACAGCCCCCTGGAGACACTGAAGAAGAAGTTCCCTCTGAAGGAGGTGGTCAAGAAGAAGGAACTGAAGACCAGCAAGGAGCTGTTTGGGAACAG CACTGACGAGCCTGATGCCAAGAAGGCCAAAGTGGACGAGGAGGAAGACTTTAACCTGGCTGACATCACAGAGGGAAACATCACACAG GTGGGCAGTGTAGATCCAGCACGGGATTTCCGCACTCTGATTCGCCAGAAGCGTCTTCCGTTTGGAGAGG TGTGTCAACAGCTGACTGGTAGGATAGAGCAGTTGCTTGGCAACAAGAACATGATCTACTACATGAAGTGCATCCCCTGTATCCAGACCTTCAGAGAGCAGTCTGTTCAG GTTGGTAATGCTGATCACTACAACAGCTACATCCAGTCTCTGAAGAAGAGTATTCCTGTTAGAGGCCTTCAGGAGTTCTGGGATATGCTAGTCCAAG ATACCTTGACTCTCATCAACAAGGAGGAAGTTGAAGGAAGCACGTTCTCCATTCATGATGCCAAGCAG TTCCTGACTGCCGATCTGAAGAAAGAGATGGTCGAAGCGCCTGTGGTGGACGATACTGGAGATGTGGACGACTTG CTGGACATGATGTGA
- the xrcc5 gene encoding X-ray repair cross-complementing protein 5 isoform X2 codes for MARSAKTAFVLCLDVGFSMSSSAPGQEPPFQQAKKVIQKFVQRQVFAENKDELGLVLFGSDNTKNDLAKDGQYQNISVHRRLMIPDFELLEGIQNDVHPGSQQADWLDALVVCMDLLQNETLGKKYERLNIVLLTDLNSQSSPDQLDIIMGSLKRAGITLQFILPFPVDGGGSSPPHGGKGLSREQQQGLEMTKQVMMSLDEEDGLDEVYTFSDAIEKLSVFKRIEKRPMAWPCTLTIGSSLAIKIVGYKAVCEERPRKSWSVVDAQTHQKDDVKRDVVYCLNDDEETEVQKDDTIQGYRYGSDIVPFSKVDQDQMKYKTDGKSFAVLGFTKQSTINRHQFMGTQVLKVFAPKDDEHAGVALSGLIRALDEMKMVAVVRYVYARNGNPQVGAAFPCIKSKYECLVYVQLPFMEDLRQYTFPSLENNKKYTPSEDQLSAVDSLIDSMMLEDGEKNDLFKVNHIPNPQYQRLFQCLHYRAVNPSAPLPPMDPWLTAALQRPLAVATRCHSPLETLKKKFPLKEVVKKKELKTSKELFGNSTDEPDAKKAKVDEEEDFNLADITEGNITQVGSVDPARDFRTLIRQKRLPFGEVCQQLTGRIEQLLGNKNMIYYMKCIPCIQTFREQSVQVGNADLLL; via the exons ATGGCGCGGTCAGCGAAG ACAGCTTTTGTTCTGTGTCTGGATGTTGGTTTCTCCATGTCCAGCTCTGCCCCGGGACAGGAACCGCCCTTCCAACAGGCCAAGAAAGTCATCCAGAAGTTTGTTCAGCGCCAG GTGTTTGCAGAGAACAAAGATGAGCTGGGTCTGGTGCTGTTTGGGTCAGACAACACTAAGAACGACCTAGCTAAAGACGGCCAGTACCAGAACATCTCAGTACACCGCCGCCTCATGATCCCAGACTTTGAGCTGCTGGAAGGTATCCAGAATGATGTGCACCCTGGGAGTCAACAGGCTGACT GGCTGGATGCTCTTGTTGTATGCATGGACCTGCTTCAGAACGAAACTCT GGGGAAGAAATATGAGCGTCTGAACATCGTCCTGCTCACAGACCTGAACTCACAGAGCAGTCCTGACCAGCTGGACATTATCATGGGCAGCCTGAAGAGAGCCGGCATCACTCTGCAGTTCAT CCTACCCTTCCCTGTAGACGGAGGGGGTTCCAGCCCCCCCCACGGGGGTAAAGGTCtgtccagagagcaacagcagggcTTGGAGATGACCAAGCAGGTCATGATGTCTCTGGATGAAGAGGATGGTCTGGATGAAGTCTACACCTTCAG TGATGCTATAGAGAAGTTGTCTGTGTTTAAACGTATTGAGAAGAGACCCATGGCCTGGCCCTGTACTCTGACCATCGGCAGCTCTCTGGCCATCAAGATTGTTGGCTACAAAGCA GTATGTGAGGAGAGGCCCAGGAAGTCGTGGTCGGTGGTAGATGCTCAGACGCACCAGAAAGACGACGTGAAGAGAGACGTAGTTTACTGTCTCAACGATGATGAAGAGACTGAGGTACAGAAGGACGACACCATACAAG GGTATCGCTATGGCAGTGACATCGTCCCCTTCTCTAAAGTGGACCAGGACCAGATGAAGTACAAGACAGATGGGAAGAGTTTTGCTGTGCTGGGCTTCACCAAACAGAGCACG atcaacagacaccagTTCATGGGGACTCAGGTCCTCAAGGTGTTCGCCCCTAAAGATGATGAG CATGCAGGCGTAGCTCTCTCAGGTCTGATCCGTGCTCTGGATGAGATGAAGATGGTGGCGGTGGTGAGGTATGTTTATGCCCGCAACGGAAACCCACAAGTAGGAGCAGCCTTCCCCTGTATCAAGTCGAAGTATGAG TGTCTGGTGTATGTTCAGCTTCCATTCATGGAAGACCTGAGGCAGTACACCTTCCCTTCTCTGGAGAACAACAAGAAGTACACTCCCTCAG AGGACCAGCTGTCAGCGGTGGACTCCCTGATTGACTCCATGATgttggaggatggagagaagaacGACCTCTTCAAGGTCAACCacatccccaacccccagtaccagagactgTTCCAG TGCCTGCACTATCGGGCGGTGAACCCCagtgcccccctcccccccatgGACCCCTGGCTGACTGCAGCTCTCCAGCGCCCCCTGGCTGTGGCCACCCGCTGTCACAGCCCCCTGGAGACACTGAAGAAGAAGTTCCCTCTGAAGGAGGTGGTCAAGAAGAAGGAACTGAAGACCAGCAAGGAGCTGTTTGGGAACAG CACTGACGAGCCTGATGCCAAGAAGGCCAAAGTGGACGAGGAGGAAGACTTTAACCTGGCTGACATCACAGAGGGAAACATCACACAG GTGGGCAGTGTAGATCCAGCACGGGATTTCCGCACTCTGATTCGCCAGAAGCGTCTTCCGTTTGGAGAGG TGTGTCAACAGCTGACTGGTAGGATAGAGCAGTTGCTTGGCAACAAGAACATGATCTACTACATGAAGTGCATCCCCTGTATCCAGACCTTCAGAGAGCAGTCTGTTCAG GTTGGTAATGCTGATCTCCTATTGTAA